CTTCAATCCGGTATTCATGCTGACCGTGTATACCTTTGTTTTCTCGGAAATTTTTAAATCGCGTTGGGCCGGCGGCGACGAAAGCAAAACCCAGTTCGCAGTGCTGTTATTTGTCGGCATGATTGTGCAGGGTTTATTTGCTGAGGTGCTCAATCGCGCTCCTAGCTTGATAGTTTACAACGTAAATTATGTCAAGAAAGTGGTCTTTCCGATCGAGATATTGCCGATCGTTGCGATGGGGGCTGCACTGTTTCACAGCCTGATCAGCATGAGCGTTCTGCTGATTGCCTTTGTGCTTTTTAACGGCTATCTGCACTGGACGGCTGTGTTTATCCCGCTGGTTCTGCTACCGCTGATTGTCCTCATTATCGGTTTCGCCTGGATGCTGGCATCTCTGGGAGTGTTCCTGCGCGATGTTGGCCAAACTATCACCATCATCACGACCGTACTGATGTTTTTGTCCCCAGTCTTTTATCCGGTCAGTGCGGTACCGGAGAAGTTTCGCGTATGGATTATGGCAAATCCACTGACCTTTATCATTGAGCAATCCCGTGAAGTGCTTATCTGGGGACGATTGCCAGACTGGACTGGTTTGAGCATTTATATGGTTGCAGCCGTACTGGTTGCTTGGGCGGGCTTTGCCTGGTTCCAGAAGACCAAGAAGGGATTTGCAGATGTCCTCTAATGAACTTGGCATGCCTGTTGTGCAGACGACGGGGGATAGTGAGAGCAAGCAAGCTGAACTCGTCGCGATCCGCGTTAATAGCCTCAGTAAGTGCTATCAGATCTATGACAACCCGCGTGATCGACTCAAGCAATTTGTCGTCCCTCGCCTGCAACGTCTAGCGAGAAAATCATCAAAGCATTACTTTCGCGAATTTTGGGCGTTAAAGGACGTTTCGTTCGAAATAAAAAAAGGCGAAAGCGTTGGCATTATCGGACGCAACGGGTCGGGTAAATCGACAATGCTGCAAATTATCTGCGGGACGCTTCATCCCAGTGCTGGTGATATCGAGGTCAACGGCCGGGTTGCCGCCTTACTGGAGCTCGGTTCTGGTTTTAACCCTGAGTTCACCGGGCGTGAAAATGTTTACATGAACGCAGGTGTTCTAGGTTTGACACTGCAGCAGACTAAGGACAGATTTGCTGAAATCGAGGCCTTTGCCGACATCGGTGACTTTATTGATCAGCCAGTAAAGACCTATTCAAGCGGGATGATGGTGCGCTTGGCATTCGCAGTTATCGCTCACGTGGACGCGGATATTCTGGTTATTGATGAAGCCTTGGCTGTTGGCGATGCTTTTTTCACGCAAAAATGCATGCGATTTTTGCGTCACTTTATGAAAACCGGCACAGTCCTTTTTGTCAGTCACGATACTGGCGCCATCAAGAATTTGTGCAATCGCGCAATCTGGATAGAAAAAGGGAAAGTCTTGCAGGAAGGTAGTCCCAAGGACGTCTGTGAGTCGTATCTGGAAGCATTTTATGAAGCACAGCAGGGTAAAAGCAGTACCACCAAGCTCAAGATACTTAAAAAGCACGATGGTGTCCGTGTTCAAAAGGATCAACGCATGGCATTCATCAATGCCAGCAATTTGCGTAATGATTTGCAAATTTTCAAATTTGACCCGGAGTCTGCTTCATTTGGCGACGGCGGGGCGCAAATTACGGCGGTTGAATTTTTGGATAGTGATGGCTCGTCACTGTCATGGGTTGTCGGGGGGGAACTGGTAACTCTTGTGGTTCAGGCAACCGTGAATCAACCCTTGGAAGGTCCAATTATCGGCTTTACAGTCAAAGATCGTTTAGGTCAGGCGTTATTTGGAGAGAATACTTACCTGACGAATATGGATAACCCATTGTCCGGTTCTATAGGTGATGAAGTACAGGCTGAATTTACATTTTTGATGCCGATACTCCCTCCAGGCGACTATAGCGTAAACGTGGCAATTGCTAGCGGAACTCAGGTACAACATATTCAACATCATTGGATTTCTGATGCAGTGATGTTCAAATCTCAATCAAGTAGCTCGTCTACCGGACTGATTGGCATACCGATGCACCAGATAAAACTTGATGTAGCAAGGAATTTAACGTGAAGAAAGAATTGGACTCTTTGGAATTTACCGGTGAGCGCTTTGTGCCGGGGGCTGTACACGGAAGTATTGAACTTGAGCATTTGCATCGATATTTGCAAGCTAGCGAAATTGCGGCTGGAAAAGTGGTTCTGGATCTTGCCAGTGGGGAAGGTTATGGCTCTGAACTGATAGCGCATAAGGCGCTTAAAGTTATAGGTGTTGATATTTCGGCTGAAGCGGTTGCGCATGCGCGCAAGCGTTATGCGGCGGAGAATCTCGAATATATGGTGGGGAGTTGTGCTGAAATTCCTTTGCCTGATGCCAGCATTGATATGGTCGTAAGTTTTGAGACAATCGAGCACCATGATCAACACGAAAAAATGATGCAGGAAATTAAGCGCGTCTTGCGTAAAGACGGCGTGTTGCTGATTTCAAGTCCAGATAAATACTACTATTCCATTGAGCCTGCCAACATAAACCCTCATCATGTAAAAGAGTTGTATGAGCACGAGTTCAAGCAGCTTCTTGAGGGCTACTATAAAAACATCACGTATTTCGGTCAACGTGTCGTTTACGGATCTGGCATATTTTCCGAGTCGACCCCGACAGCAGCAACTGGATATTTACTCGAGAATGAAAAGCTCGAAAAAGCATCGGGCATTTTAAAGCCGGTTTATTGGATCGCACTTGCCTCGGATGTTCAGCTTCCCGAACTTCCTTCTGGAGTACTTGAACAACCGATAGCGGACTCTGAAATTACCCAATTTTGGCGTGGATTGATGGCCGAGCGTGACGAAAAAATTGCTCATCTTCACAATACAATTGCGTCTCTTCGCGACACAATTACTGGTCATGACGGGAAAATTGCGGAGCAACAAGCGAATTTGAAGCAGATGCTGGATGACCAAAACAAGGTGCACCAAAATCACGCCATCGAACTCGAGAAAGCAGTTGGAGACGAGCAGAAACGTAATCTGGCATTAGCGTCGGAAGTTTCAAACCTTCGCATTCAACTACAAGGCATCAAGGACTCACGCTCATGGAGGATGACTGCTCCTCTCCGTCGTATTATGTCGATGACTCGCGTTGTGTTGCTGTCTGTGTCGAGAAGAATACTCAGTGTGTACCGCCGACTACCAATTGGACACGCCGCAAAACAAGGGATAAAGAACGCTATTTTCCCAGTGTTTGGTTTTGGACTCCAGCGCTGGGAGCCATATAGACAATGGAAAGTGCGCCAAGAAGGTCAGCATAATTGGCCCAATAACAACAATTCGAGACAGTCAGTATCGACTTCCTATGTCCCCTCGCAACTCCTTGCCGCCGCTGATGGCGTGTGGGAATGGGCAGACTATGGAGTTGTCAAATCACGTATTGCTCAGGCCAAAGCGTCGCGGCTTGCACAGGTATCGCCCAAACCATTGGATTTGATCGACATTGCTCAGGAGTCTTTATCATCCGCTGCTTCAAGAGTGCAATTGCCACCCCTCGTCTCTACCCCGGACGTGTCGATCATTCTTCCGGTGTTCAATAATCTCAAGCTGACGCTCGAGTGCTTACTGTCGATTGCAAAATATTCTTGCTCTGATGTTTCATACGAGATTATCGTCGCAGACGATGCTTCCACGGATGAAACAGCACAAATCATCAACTCCATTCCGAATGTGCGGCTTGTTCGAAATGAGCAGAATTTAGGATTCTTGCTAAATTGCAATCGTGCTCTCGAACACGTAAAGGGTAATTACGTTTTATACCTGAATAATGATGTTCAGGTCACGGCTGGCTGGCTGAGTGCTCTATTGAATACTTTTGTGACGCATCCTAATGTTGGCGCAGTGGGGCCACGCTTCGTTTACCCGAGTGGTCATTTGCAAGAAGCCGGTGTGGCATTCCGACCAGATGGAACCGCAGACATGATTGGCCTTAATGACGATCCTGCGAAGGAGCGCTTTTCGTACGTTCGACGTGTGGACTATGTCTCAGGTGCGTGTTTATTGTTGCCGACAAAATTGGCCAAGCAGATTGGTGGATTCTCTGAAGAATATCTCCCCTGTTATTGTGAAGACAGCGATTTATGTTTAAGTGTGCAACAGGCCGGATACTACGTTTATTACAATCCCGCTGCCACGATTGTGCATCATCTGTCCAAGACAACTGGCGCAGTTGACGACAGTTTCAAGATGCGTTGTATTTATAAGAATCTAAACACCCTGCAAAATAAATGGCATGACCGACTGGAAAAATCGATTGATCCTAAACTGATCGCGTTCTATTTGCCGCAATTTCATCCAATGCCGGAAAATGACAAATGGTGGGGCACAGGTTTCACT
This DNA window, taken from Collimonas arenae, encodes the following:
- a CDS encoding ABC transporter permease; the encoded protein is MNPHATQSASLRALAKSVWQNRLLIFQMSRREVVGRYKGSVLGLAWSFFNPVFMLTVYTFVFSEIFKSRWAGGDESKTQFAVLLFVGMIVQGLFAEVLNRAPSLIVYNVNYVKKVVFPIEILPIVAMGAALFHSLISMSVLLIAFVLFNGYLHWTAVFIPLVLLPLIVLIIGFAWMLASLGVFLRDVGQTITIITTVLMFLSPVFYPVSAVPEKFRVWIMANPLTFIIEQSREVLIWGRLPDWTGLSIYMVAAVLVAWAGFAWFQKTKKGFADVL
- a CDS encoding ABC transporter ATP-binding protein; this translates as MPVVQTTGDSESKQAELVAIRVNSLSKCYQIYDNPRDRLKQFVVPRLQRLARKSSKHYFREFWALKDVSFEIKKGESVGIIGRNGSGKSTMLQIICGTLHPSAGDIEVNGRVAALLELGSGFNPEFTGRENVYMNAGVLGLTLQQTKDRFAEIEAFADIGDFIDQPVKTYSSGMMVRLAFAVIAHVDADILVIDEALAVGDAFFTQKCMRFLRHFMKTGTVLFVSHDTGAIKNLCNRAIWIEKGKVLQEGSPKDVCESYLEAFYEAQQGKSSTTKLKILKKHDGVRVQKDQRMAFINASNLRNDLQIFKFDPESASFGDGGAQITAVEFLDSDGSSLSWVVGGELVTLVVQATVNQPLEGPIIGFTVKDRLGQALFGENTYLTNMDNPLSGSIGDEVQAEFTFLMPILPPGDYSVNVAIASGTQVQHIQHHWISDAVMFKSQSSSSSTGLIGIPMHQIKLDVARNLT
- a CDS encoding glycoside hydrolase family 99-like domain-containing protein, with the translated sequence MKKELDSLEFTGERFVPGAVHGSIELEHLHRYLQASEIAAGKVVLDLASGEGYGSELIAHKALKVIGVDISAEAVAHARKRYAAENLEYMVGSCAEIPLPDASIDMVVSFETIEHHDQHEKMMQEIKRVLRKDGVLLISSPDKYYYSIEPANINPHHVKELYEHEFKQLLEGYYKNITYFGQRVVYGSGIFSESTPTAATGYLLENEKLEKASGILKPVYWIALASDVQLPELPSGVLEQPIADSEITQFWRGLMAERDEKIAHLHNTIASLRDTITGHDGKIAEQQANLKQMLDDQNKVHQNHAIELEKAVGDEQKRNLALASEVSNLRIQLQGIKDSRSWRMTAPLRRIMSMTRVVLLSVSRRILSVYRRLPIGHAAKQGIKNAIFPVFGFGLQRWEPYRQWKVRQEGQHNWPNNNNSRQSVSTSYVPSQLLAAADGVWEWADYGVVKSRIAQAKASRLAQVSPKPLDLIDIAQESLSSAASRVQLPPLVSTPDVSIILPVFNNLKLTLECLLSIAKYSCSDVSYEIIVADDASTDETAQIINSIPNVRLVRNEQNLGFLLNCNRALEHVKGNYVLYLNNDVQVTAGWLSALLNTFVTHPNVGAVGPRFVYPSGHLQEAGVAFRPDGTADMIGLNDDPAKERFSYVRRVDYVSGACLLLPTKLAKQIGGFSEEYLPCYCEDSDLCLSVQQAGYYVYYNPAATIVHHLSKTTGAVDDSFKMRCIYKNLNTLQNKWHDRLEKSIDPKLIAFYLPQFHPMPENDKWWGTGFTEWTNVSKAHPNFVGHYQPRLPADLGYYDLRLSEVMEQQAELARRYGVEGFCFYYYWFDGKRLLDRPIEQMLESGKPDFPFCLCWANENWTRRWDGQDHEVLMAQSHSVEDDTAVILDLIRFFRDQRYIKIDGRPLLLAYRVTLFPDFAQTAARWRTICREQGIGEIYIAMVESFELVHANTHPSEFGCDAAVEFPPQGLAEQKKPSGAVINPNFAGGVADYRDLAVRYSAREAPAYTRFKGVIPGWDNSARRQNNSFCFEHATPGAFQAWLEDAIEETRLQQYGDERLIFVNAWNEWAEGAYLEPDRRFGHTYLEAVKNAFDAARVLKKN